One genomic region from Melospiza melodia melodia isolate bMelMel2 unplaced genomic scaffold, bMelMel2.pri scaffold_54, whole genome shotgun sequence encodes:
- the LOC134413866 gene encoding olfactory receptor 14J1-like, with the protein MFFFLLNLALSDLGSICTTVPKAMHNSLWDTRNISYTGCAAQVFFFVFCATTEFFILTIMCYDRYVSICKPLHYGTLLGSRACAHMAAAAWASAFLYSLLHTANTFSLPLCHGNVLGQFFCEIPQILKLSCSNSYLREHGLIAVSACLLFVCFLFVIFSYVQIFRAVLRIPSEQGRHKAFSTCLPHLAVVSLFISTGTFSHLKPPSISSPSLDLVLSILYSVVPPALNPLIYSLRNQELKAAVWRLM; encoded by the coding sequence atgttcttcttcctgctcaacctggccctcagcgacctgggctccatctgcaccactgtccccaaagccatgcacaattccctctgggacaccaggaacatctcctacactggatgtgctgcacaagtcttcttttttgttttctgcgcGACTACAGAGTTTTTcatcctgaccatcatgtgctacgaccgctacgtgtccatctgcaaacccctgcactacgggaccctcctgggcagcagagcttgtgcccacatggcagcagctgcctgggccagtgcctttctctattcactgctgcacacagccaatacattttccctgcccctgtgccatggcaatgtcttgggccagttcttctgtgaaatcccacagatcctcaagctctcctgctcaaattcctacctcagggaacatgggctaattgctgttagtgcctgtttgctatttgtttgttttctttttgtcattttctcctatgtgcagatcttcagggctgtgctgaggatcccctctgagcagggacgacacaaagccttttccacctgcctccctcacctggccgtggtctccttgtttatcagcacagGCACATTTTCACACCTGaaacccccctccatctcctccccatccctagatctggtcctgtcaattctgtactcggtggtgcctccagccctgaaccccctcatctacagcctgaggaaccaggaactcaaggctgcagtgtggagactgatg